CTCCCGTAATCATGTCAATCTTCTGATTGAGGCGGTAGAATATGCCGATGATATCGATCTTCAGCGCGCCGAGCTGGCTTATAAAACCGCGAAAGAAAAGCTGACTACGGAAGGCTCGGAAATCGATGTTCAGGCCGAAGAGGCAGCTATGGCAAGGGCTGCCAACAGGATGAAGATTTACCGCGAAACCCATAAATAGACGCCCGGTCAAGATCAGCTACAACGGACTGCTTCCCCCAGTTTACCGTCTATAAAGTGCGGCGCTTATCGCTGCCCCGTCAAGTCTGCGGCCCGCACCGGTCGAATACGGTTAAGCTATTGTGATACATAGTATTTAGGGGTCGTTTTCTGCTTGACTTTTGGGGCCATATTCCGTAAACTCTTAGGCTATGATATTGCATTTGCGGGAATTCGAAACATTTCCGGTCCACATGTCGTTAAAGGGTGACCCGGACATGATCAAGGTTGATTATGACAGCGTGGCGGCTGTCAACAGTATTGATCTGCGTCTGGATATCCAGAAATCAGGCGATGAGTACTACTGTCAAGGAGTGGCAAACGCCAGCGTTAAACTAGTGTGTGCTCGCTGCCTCGCTGAGTTTGACCTTAAGTTGTCCAACAGCACGGATTTCATTATCTGTTCCCGTGAATGGCACGAAAATAATCGCGATGCGATTGATAATGAGGATTACGTATATTTACAAGGTGGCGATTTGACGGCGGATCTAACCGATATTGTCCGTCAGACGCTTATAACTGCGCTTGACCTGAAACCGTTGTGTTCGGAAGGCTGCCGGGGAATCTGCTGTCACTGCGGGGCCGATCTGAACCATGAATCCTGTTCCTGTCATCAGGACAAGACAGACACACGGTGGGAAGGGCTTAAGCAGCTATCGCACATAATGAAGGAAAACAAAGGAATCACTGATGCCTCTTCCTAAAAGACGACATTCGCGCACGAGAGGGCGTAAACGCCGCACCGGCTGGACTCTTGCTACTCCCAACGTAGTGGACTGCCCTCAGTGCCATCACCCACGACTGCCCCATCACATTTGTACCCATTGTGGCTATTATAACGGCAAAAAAATCATTGGGGTGAAAGAAGTATAAAATCCCGGGGAGAGTTGCTAAAGGATTGTTGATACTATTGCTGTTATGACAGCGAATAAACAACATGCGGTCGTTCTGGATGTTATGGGCGCCGACGGCGGCGTTGAGCCTATCATTCAGGGCGGCGTAGATGCGGCCAGAAAGCTTGGCGGCAAGCTCAAGGTCGTCTTTGTCGGCCGACGCGATGAGATCGAAAAGGTTCTCGCCACGGTGGAAGAGCTGCCTTCGAATCTCTCTATCGAGCACGCCGATGATATTGTGCCGATGCACATAGCCGCTACCGACGGTGTTCGCATGCGGAACAGCTCCGTATCGGTCGGGATGCGTCTGGTGAAGGCCGGCAAAGCCGATGCCTTCGTATCGCCGGGTAACACCGGCGCGGTGATGGCGACAGCGCTTTTGACACTGGGTAGAATCGAGGGTGTAAGTCGCCCGGCCATAACGACACTGTTCCCGACATCGACCGGTAAGAGAACAGTTGTTCTCGACGCAGGCGCCAACGCCGATTGCAAGCCACAGCACCTGTCGCAATTCGCCGTGATGGGTTCGGTTTATGCCTCCGTGGTCTCAAAAATAGAGCATCCCCGGGTCGGCTTGATTTCTATCGGTGAGGAGCGCAGCAAGGGCAACGACCTGATATTCAACGCCCAGAAATTGCTCAAGGACTCAAAGATAAATTTCGTGGGAAATATCGAGGGACGGGACATTCTCTCGGGTACTATCGATGTTGCCATTACGGATGGCTTTACCGGCAACATACTGCTGAAATTTGCCGAATCGATAAAGCCGATGCTGGTTAAGTCGATACAACGCCAGATTCAGACCAATATTTTCTCGCGGATCGGAGCCATGCTGCTTCTGCCGTTTTTGAAGCGGATGCGCAACACTTTCGATTACGCCGAAATGGGCGGCGCCCCGCTTCTTGGTGTCGATGGCATCGTCGTTATCTGTCACGGATCATCTAACGCCAGGGCAATCTCGAATGCCATGATCGTCGCCTATGAAATGGCGGCCAAAGAGATCAAGAAACGCATCCACGATGAGCTAATAACAAATCACTTCGGACAAAGTAATGGATCGCAAAATAAGAGCGAAAATAATCGGAACGGGGTCGTATGCTCCTCCGAATCGAATGACCAACGCTGATTTCGAGAAGCTGGTCGATACTTCGGATGAGTGGATCGTATCCCGAACAGGGATAAGAGAAAGACGCATCGCCGAAAACGGCATGGCGACATCGGATATGGCCGTTGAGGCGGCGAAAGGCGCCCTTGATATGGCCGGGTATACGGGGGAGGAGATAGACC
The DNA window shown above is from Candidatus Zixiibacteriota bacterium and carries:
- a CDS encoding DUF177 domain-containing protein, which codes for MIKVDYDSVAAVNSIDLRLDIQKSGDEYYCQGVANASVKLVCARCLAEFDLKLSNSTDFIICSREWHENNRDAIDNEDYVYLQGGDLTADLTDIVRQTLITALDLKPLCSEGCRGICCHCGADLNHESCSCHQDKTDTRWEGLKQLSHIMKENKGITDASS
- the rpmF gene encoding 50S ribosomal protein L32 gives rise to the protein MPLPKRRHSRTRGRKRRTGWTLATPNVVDCPQCHHPRLPHHICTHCGYYNGKKIIGVKEV
- the plsX gene encoding phosphate acyltransferase PlsX, which gives rise to MTANKQHAVVLDVMGADGGVEPIIQGGVDAARKLGGKLKVVFVGRRDEIEKVLATVEELPSNLSIEHADDIVPMHIAATDGVRMRNSSVSVGMRLVKAGKADAFVSPGNTGAVMATALLTLGRIEGVSRPAITTLFPTSTGKRTVVLDAGANADCKPQHLSQFAVMGSVYASVVSKIEHPRVGLISIGEERSKGNDLIFNAQKLLKDSKINFVGNIEGRDILSGTIDVAITDGFTGNILLKFAESIKPMLVKSIQRQIQTNIFSRIGAMLLLPFLKRMRNTFDYAEMGGAPLLGVDGIVVICHGSSNARAISNAMIVAYEMAAKEIKKRIHDELITNHFGQSNGSQNKSENNRNGVVCSSESNDQR